The proteins below come from a single Eucalyptus grandis isolate ANBG69807.140 chromosome 3, ASM1654582v1, whole genome shotgun sequence genomic window:
- the LOC120291328 gene encoding disease resistance protein RUN1-like has translation MPNLKFLHAKDVDFDGYLEGSLAELRWLKWEKCCDSFEAIDFHLEKLVVLDLSCKYNSGNHISENWRGWSSIKMERLKVLNLSRCLGLKSTPNLSMFKNLEMLILKNCACLEEIDPSIGDVKRLVFLNLSRCKGLKKLPEQLGELENLEELVVDETQIKEIPPCIGSLKKLKTLSAKHCLQPIEVPSSIVEYCKLQPIPSSIGKLRELVELDLSYTGIKELPESIEEFNKLKILRICGSGMERLPSSIGRLQSLQEINADGCFDLEGQIHFDKGGLSSLKTLRLAFAKISGLPENLDQLHSLEHLDLLCLESLSHSRNLLLTYHPRSSPVRAMSCHRSLT, from the exons ATGCCTAACTTGAAGTTCCTTCATGCAAAGgatgtggattttgatggaTATTTAGAAGGATCACTTGCTGAATTAAGATGGCTAAAGTGGGAGAAATGTTGTGACTCTTTTGAGGCGATCGACTTTCATTTGGAGAAATTAGTCGTACTTGATTTATCATGTAAATATAACAGTGGAAACCATATTAGTGAAAATTGGAGAGGATGGAGTTCAATTAAG ATGGAGAGGTTGAAAGTTCTCAATCTTTCGCGGTGCTTAGGATTAAAGAGCACCCCTAATCTCTCTATGTTTAAAAATCTAGAGATGCTAATCCTGAAAAATTGTGCTTGTTTGGAGGAAATCGACCCTTCCATTGGAGATGTCAAGCGCCTCGTTTTCTTGAACTTGAGCCGTTGTAAGGGTCTCAAGAAGTTACCCGAACAATTGGGCGAACTAGAAAATTTGGAAGAACTTGTCGTAGACGAGactcaaataaaagaaatcccTCCATGTATAGGATCTCTGAAGAAGTTGAAGACACTTAGTGCCAAGCATTGTTTGCAACCGATTGAAGTTCCCAGCTCAATAGTGGAATACTGCAAGTTGCAACCAATCCCTTCTTCAATTGGGAAGTTAAGAGAGTTGGTTGAGCTGGACTTGTCATATACAGGGATTAAGgaattacctgaatccattgAGGAatttaacaaattgaaaattctgagGATTTGTGGTAGCGGGATGGAAAGGTTACCGAGCTCTATTGGAAGATTGCAAAGCCTCCAAGAGATCAATGCTGACGGATGCTTTGACTTGGAAGGACAAATTCATTTTGATAAAGGTGGATTGTCTTCTCTAAAGACCCTTCGTTTAGCTTTCGCAAAAATTTCTGGCTTGCCAGAAAACTTAGATCAGCTTCATTCTCTCGAACACCTCGATTTACTTTGCTTGGAGAGCTTGAGTCACTCCCGAAACCTCCTTTTAACTTATCATCCCCGAAGCTCACCTGTCAGAGCAATGAGCTGCCATCGCTCTCTCACCTGA